One stretch of Streptomyces sp. NBC_00443 DNA includes these proteins:
- a CDS encoding SDR family NAD(P)-dependent oxidoreductase: protein MSGGLDGRSVIVTGAGSGIGRAAALAFARVGARVVVADLDAEGADAVVKEIGQAGGGAVAVPGDLSEQAVVDRVVETAVERFGGVDVLVNNAGIMDRMSAVADVTDAEWERVIRVNLSAPFLLTRAALPHMLAAGRGAIVNTASEAGLRGSAAGAAYTASKHGVVGLTKSLAVMYRKQGIRANAIAPGGTRTGIAVDAAQDAHGPAALGPHFVNLGRLAEPEEQAAAIVFLASDAASNINGVILPVDDGWSAV, encoded by the coding sequence ATGAGCGGCGGACTGGACGGACGCAGCGTCATCGTCACCGGAGCAGGCTCGGGCATCGGGCGCGCGGCCGCCCTGGCATTCGCGAGGGTGGGCGCCCGGGTCGTGGTGGCGGACCTCGACGCCGAGGGCGCGGATGCGGTCGTCAAGGAGATCGGGCAGGCGGGCGGCGGCGCGGTCGCGGTGCCGGGCGACCTGAGCGAACAGGCCGTCGTGGACCGGGTCGTCGAGACCGCCGTCGAACGCTTCGGCGGCGTCGACGTCCTGGTCAACAACGCCGGGATCATGGATCGCATGTCGGCCGTGGCGGACGTCACCGACGCCGAGTGGGAGCGGGTCATACGGGTCAACCTCTCCGCCCCGTTCCTGCTCACCCGGGCCGCGCTGCCGCACATGCTGGCGGCGGGCCGGGGCGCCATCGTGAACACGGCGTCGGAGGCCGGCCTGCGGGGCAGTGCGGCCGGTGCCGCGTACACGGCGTCGAAGCACGGCGTGGTGGGGCTGACGAAGTCCCTCGCGGTGATGTACCGCAAGCAGGGAATCCGGGCGAACGCCATCGCCCCGGGCGGCACTCGGACGGGCATAGCCGTGGACGCGGCACAGGACGCGCACGGGCCGGCCGCCCTCGGCCCCCACTTCGTCAACCTCGGCAGGCTGGCCGAGCCCGAGGAGCAGGCCGCCGCCATCGTGTTCCTCGCCTCGGACGCGGCGAGCAACATCAACGGCGTGATCCTGCCGGTCGACGACGGCTGGTCGGCTGTCTGA
- a CDS encoding TetR/AcrR family transcriptional regulator, with product MTAARGRTSQVASRPTGRPPLTAERKAEIRLEIARAAVDLFVTQGVAATTGEQIGAAVGVSSRTVWRYFPSKENCVRPLFSAGIDLLADCLRRWRPGQPLEELLDQELADEQHELAGPDRATVGALVRLTRTEPGLRAIWLQTYDEAEPAFARALAERAGLPADDLRPTIQAAIFNAALRAAVEHYAWHTADTHPDRTTAQTELAATLRSALGVAAEGVR from the coding sequence ATGACCGCAGCCCGTGGACGTACGAGCCAAGTCGCGAGCCGACCCACGGGGCGACCGCCCCTGACCGCTGAGCGCAAGGCCGAGATCCGGCTGGAGATCGCGCGGGCGGCCGTGGACCTGTTCGTCACCCAGGGCGTGGCGGCGACCACGGGCGAGCAGATCGGAGCGGCGGTCGGAGTCTCCTCGCGGACCGTGTGGCGCTACTTCCCGAGCAAGGAGAACTGCGTACGGCCGCTCTTCTCGGCCGGGATCGACCTGCTCGCCGACTGCCTGCGGCGCTGGCGACCCGGGCAGCCCCTGGAGGAACTCCTCGACCAGGAACTCGCGGACGAGCAGCACGAACTCGCCGGCCCCGACCGCGCGACCGTCGGCGCGCTGGTACGGCTGACCCGTACCGAGCCCGGCCTGCGCGCGATCTGGCTCCAGACCTACGACGAGGCCGAACCGGCGTTCGCCCGCGCCCTCGCCGAACGGGCCGGCCTACCAGCCGACGACCTCCGCCCCACGATCCAGGCAGCGATCTTCAACGCGGCCCTGCGCGCCGCGGTCGAGCACTACGCCTGGCACACGGCCGACACCCACCCCGACCGCACGACGGCCCAGACCGAACTGGCGGCGACGTTGCGTTCGGCGTTGGGGGTTGCGGCGGAGGGGGTCAGGTAG
- a CDS encoding PTS-dependent dihydroxyacetone kinase phosphotransferase subunit DhaM produces MKDQGLVGVVLVSHSAQVAASVAELAQGLAGGSTTVPVAPAGGTEGGELGTSSELIAAAAASVDRGAGVAVLTDLGSAVLTVKALLAEGDELPDNTRLVDAPFVEGAVAAVVTAATGADLAAVEAAAAEAYTYRKV; encoded by the coding sequence ACTCGTAGGCGTCGTGCTGGTCTCGCACAGCGCGCAGGTGGCCGCGTCGGTCGCCGAGCTGGCCCAGGGGCTCGCGGGCGGCTCGACGACCGTGCCGGTGGCCCCGGCGGGCGGCACCGAGGGTGGCGAGCTCGGCACCAGCTCCGAACTGATCGCCGCAGCTGCCGCCTCCGTCGACCGCGGCGCCGGGGTGGCGGTCCTCACCGACCTGGGCAGCGCGGTCCTCACCGTCAAGGCCCTCCTCGCGGAGGGCGACGAACTCCCCGACAACACACGCCTGGTGGACGCCCCGTTCGTCGAGGGCGCGGTGGCCGCGGTCGTCACGGCAGCGACGGGCGCCGACCTGGCGGCGGTGGAGGCGGCGGCTGCGGAGGCGTACACGTACCGGAAGGTGTGA